One window of the Actinomyces procaprae genome contains the following:
- a CDS encoding ferritin-like fold-containing protein, which yields MSSASPAGLNGAASPTPHMIAVIGLAAYTRTIACTRYAKDADKAPDMTTRVELLRMSAEAVASFDRLREPADGAGIDLLVAAAPFIGALGDFDERLRPLDWYERLTKTYLTFGLMRDFVVALAQTLDAPLRDRLTEEIGADRLADFASAQLVPAIGEDTQLAARLGLWGRRVVGEEIGTMKRLLASSPDLAASGADAEALHEALSQGATSRMRGLGLRV from the coding sequence ATGAGCTCAGCTTCCCCAGCCGGCCTGAACGGGGCCGCATCGCCCACGCCGCACATGATCGCGGTGATTGGCCTGGCCGCATACACGCGGACCATCGCCTGCACCCGCTACGCCAAGGATGCGGACAAGGCCCCCGACATGACTACGCGCGTCGAGCTGCTGCGCATGAGCGCGGAGGCGGTCGCATCCTTTGATCGCCTCCGTGAACCGGCGGACGGCGCGGGTATCGACCTGCTGGTGGCGGCCGCCCCGTTCATCGGTGCGCTGGGCGACTTCGATGAACGGTTGCGCCCCCTGGACTGGTACGAGCGTCTGACCAAGACCTACCTGACCTTCGGGCTGATGCGGGACTTCGTCGTCGCCCTCGCACAGACGCTGGATGCCCCGCTGCGTGACCGGCTGACGGAGGAGATCGGCGCCGACCGCCTGGCTGACTTCGCGTCGGCGCAGCTGGTGCCGGCGATCGGCGAGGACACGCAGCTGGCGGCTCGCCTGGGTCTGTGGGGACGTCGCGTGGTGGGCGAGGAGATCGGCACTATGAAGCGGCTGCTGGCGTCCTCTCCGGACCTGGCCGCGTCCGGCGCGGACGCCGAGGCACTGCACGAGGCCCTGTCCCAGGGGGCCACCAGTCGTATGCGGGGGCTGGGTCTGCGGGTTTAG